TGACAAATATCTCAAATATCAGTAGAATATCTAAGAAATATCAGGAAAGTACCCTGAAAATACTGGTAAAATATGTAAGAAATATCAGGTAGAAGAGATGTGAGCCTGACCTCGTCGATGATGGCTTCCTGTTTGATGGGATCGTTCTTAAAGTCGTCGTCAACGTCCAGAACAAGAACAGGAAGTTCATTCAGGTACTCAAAGtccagactacacacacacacacacacacacacacacagagtgataaaAGGGTTATTCAAAGTCTACTTAAAGAGCAACAACCCTCTGCACAAGTAGTTCAAATCACACAACTGaaatactgtctgtgtgtgtctgtgtgtgtgtgtgtgtgtgtgtgtgtgtgtgtctgtgtgtgtgtgtgcttgttttactatattcatggggtccaaaaaccagggaatacagtatacttgaggggtctgcacagccttgtggggcccaaaatgctggaccccacaaggttaaaggtgtgtttgagggttaagacctggttttaggattagggttagaatgaggttctggttagggtgagggtaagggttaaggttagggtaaggggctagggaatgcattatgtcaatgacgggtccccacaaagatagggaaacaaacgtgtgtgtgtgtgtgtgtgtgtgtgtgtctctctgtgtgtgtgtgtctctctgtgtgtgtgtgtgtgtgtgtgtgtgtgtgttacctgagcTTTCTGTCACTGAGCCAGTCTTCATGTTTAAGGTGCAGCTGGTCGAGATAGTCCAGAGGGATTCCCTGTTCCTCCTCTCTGCCACGGTGCATCAGACGCTGCATACAGCGCtgaaaacacagagaaacatgaAGGCATCGTCAGAGCTGTAATATACAGAGAGAAACAGGGGATCATGAAGGCATCAGAGCTGTAATATACAGAGAGAAACAGGGGCTCATGAAGGGTTCTCCAGATAATGCTGCTACAAAGAtctaatgtctgtgattggctgactAGGGTCACTGAGGAGGTAGATGATGCTATGGGACTGAGGGATTATGGGATATAGAGTTCTCTGTGAGAATAACCTGTGGGACTGAGGGATTATGGGATATAGAGTTCTGTGTGAGACTAACCTGTAAAACTGAGGGATTATGGGATATAGAGTTCTGTGTGAGACTCACCTGAGGCGGAGCGCGGAGGTAGATGATGGCGTCCAGGGCGATGTCCTGTTCAAACTGGGTCAGTAACCAGGTGTGATAGTCCTGATAAAGTCTCCACTCGGTCTCTGTCAGGCTGCCGCTCTCAAACAGGCTGGATGCAAACACGTACCTGCACACACAGGAAGAAGAATAAGAACTACAAACACATACCTGCACACACAGGAAGAAGAATAAGAACTACAAACACGTACCTGCACACACAGGAAGAAGAATAAGAACTACAAACACATACCTGCACACACAGGAAGAAGAATAAGAACTACAAACACATACCTGCACACAGGTAGAAGAATAAGAACTACAAACCCCTACCTGCACACACAGCCCTTGCCCCGGGGAACTGGCAGCTCagcatcacatgtagaccaaaCATTCTACGTTTCACgtaaatcggaataacttttgccaagatacaaccgttcctgtttcgacagccacctacaggaagttgttcctccataacttgcgcattgttctAGCGATCAAAATTCTATGAATAACTTTTGGTCATGAGGGTCCTCCGAGTCTATGTGCCAGTTTTCGTGCCGATTGGACTCACACCCCAGGACGAGTTACACCGAGTAGGTGtcccatatatcaatatttagctgattattgaaaaaaaataattaaatggcgccatctaatggccgattgacGCCAGGTTTGGCACAGATGCTCAACCAGCCATGAGGAACAATGTGTTCAAGTTTCGGGGCAATCAGAGCaattgttgccaagataacgcaacttcctgtttagatAGGAAGTTGCTATAACTTGCGCATTTTTTCAACCATGAGAATTCTCTGGATAACTTTTCGTCATGAGAGTCAACAGATACGacctgcaaagattcaagaagattgacatcacggcctaggacgagtttgaAAGAATGTAAATCatatgaaaaatgcataattaaaaatggccgCCGTCCGgttgggcggagctaatgaaggtaaatgggaaatatgtccgcaatgattagagcaatatgggtattaaatctggtgaagatcggagcaactatgtccaagttaaggccttccaggcattagggggcgctatggagcccacttacaggtttgggccaaatcgctgtacagtctCGCAGAGCTCCCAGCTGTTCATGTGGGCGCCAAtctttgtgagttttcgtaaatattgaggccgtcaaaaatgtgcccaagtGCTAAAACCAATAAGGGGGCGCTATAGAGCAACCACACCACTCCCAAGCCTCAATGTGATGATCACATAATCAGATGAAAGAGTTTACTATTCTGCACATGGCTGCAACATGTTGAGAGTTTTCGTGCATCCTGAAGTCCTCAAACAAGTGTTCGTAAAATTTCGCACGAAAAGATTTcggatttttttgtaatttttcctAAAAATAGCTCCATGGACGTGAAGATGAGACCTATGTTCCCTCTCAATTTGGTATATTAACTTATTACTTTTGTCCAATTTAAGGTGCACATTAGGTGGCGGTATGGCGGCCCCTGGCAACGCCCGAGCCCAGTcactacacaactcaacaacTTTCACCAGCTGTGCAAATCTTTGTGAGTTTTCGGGCATTTTAACCCGTCAAAAATGCAACGAAAGACtcggaaaaataataatccttaaaaaaaaacaggtgccTCGCACTTTcagtgctcgggccctaataactAGAAAATGCTGATTAGCTAAGATGCTAACGCTAAACTGGATTAATATCTTAAATCTGTAAGAAGATGAAGTagtgaagacagacagacagacagacagacaaacaggcaggcagacagacagggatgaATTGTGTGgaaaggaaatgtgtgtgtctgtgtgtctctctgtgtgtgtctgtgtctgtctgtctctccatgtgtgtctctgtgtgtctgtgggtgtctgtgtgtctgtgtgtgtgtgtctgtgggtgtctgtgtgtctgtgggtgtgggtgtctgtgtgggtgtgtgtctgtgtctgtctgtctctctgtgtgtgtctgtctgtctctctatgtgtgtctgtctgtctgtgtgtgtctgtgggtgtctgtgtgtgtgtgggtgtgggtgtgtgtggtgtctgtgtctctgtgtgtgtgtgtctgtgtgggtgtgtgtctgtgtgtctctgtgtctgtgtgtctctctgtgtgtgtctgtctgtgtgtgtctgtggctgtctgtgtgtgtctgtgggtgtgggtgtgtgtggtgtctgtgtctctgtgtctctgtgtgtgtgtgtgtgtgggtgtgtgtggggtgtctgtgtgtgtgtgtgtgtgtggggtctgTGTGTGGGGTCTGTGGGGTGTTTGTGGGGGTGTCTGTGGGGGTGTCTGTGGGGGTGTCTGTGGGGGTGTCTGTGGGGGTGTCTGTGGGGGGTGTCTGTGGGGGTGTCTGTGGTTACCTGTCTGAGTAGACGGAGCGTTCGTAGAACTGGACCGGGTTTTCAGCCTGCTGGAGTTTGAGAGACGGAGCCTGGAGTTGAGAACGGACTCTGCTGAGACACGCATaactctgacacacagacaggtagagagacagacaggtagagagacagacaggtaaatcGTCCAATATTTCAAAATGCACTCATTAAAGCTAATTTAACTGGCCAAACTGTTGAAGTCCTTCtgacattacacaataataaatgtCATAATATTTATGAACTAAAAAAAGAAGTAGTTCATTCATGATTGTGTCCATGCATCTAATGACTAGCGGCCCTAGCATCTAATGACTAGCGGCCCTAGCATCTAATGACTAGCGGCCCTAGCATCTAATGACTAGCGGCCCTAGCATCTAATGACTAGCGGCCCTAGCATCTAATGACTAGCGGCCCTAGCATCTAATAGCTAGCGGCCCTAGCATCTAATGACTAGCGGCCCTAGCATCTAATGACTAGCGGCCCTAGCATCTAATGACTAGCGGCCCTAGCATCTAATGACTAGCAGCCCTAGCATCTAATGACTAGCAGCCCTAGCATCTAATGACTAGCAGCTCTAGCATCTAATAGCTAGCGGCCCTAGCATCTAATGACTAGCAGCTCTAGCATCTAATAGCTAGCGGCCCTAGCATCTAATGACTAGCGGCCCTAGCATCTAATGACTAGCGGCCCTAGCATCTAATGACTAGCAGCTCTAGCATCTAATGACTAGCAGCCCTAGCATCTAATGACTAGCGGCCCTAGCATCTAATGACTAGCAGCTCTAGCATCTAATAGCTAGCGGCCCTGTCTCACCGCTGCTGCTGTGCTGCGTCTTCCTTCAACATGAGCTGCCGCCTCCCTTAGTCTGAGGCACCGTCTCCTCCATAgacatgtacatacacacacataaaaaataatatagtatataatatacgATATATAATACatgatatatagtatataataaataatatatagtatataatatacatCTCCTCCCGTCTCCTCGTCTTGTTCATGCCCAGCACCATTTGTTTTAACTCCTTTCGTAACTAAAGCTGGATGTACCATGAATGCTCCAACAGGAGGAGGTCTCTGGAGGAGGTCTCTACGCGCTCCAACAGGAGGAGGTCTCAGGAGGAGGTCTCCACGCACTCCAACAGGAGGAGGTCTCAGGAGGAGGTCTCTACGCGCTCCAACATGAGGAGGTCTCAGGAGGAGGTCTCCACGCACTCCAACAGGAGGAGGTCTCTGGAGGAGGTCTCTACGCGCTCCAACATGAGGAGGTCTCAGGAGGAGGTCTCCACGCACTCCAACAGGAGGAGGTCTCAAGAGGAGGTCTCCACGCACTCCAACAGGAGGAGGTCTCTACGCACTCCAACAGGAGGAGGTCTCTACGCACTCCAACAGGAGGAGGTCTCTACGCACTCCAACAGGAGGAGGTCTCTACACGCTCCAACAGGAGGAGGTCTCAGGAGGAGGTCTCCACGCACTCCAACAGGAGGAGGTCTCTACGCACTCCAACAGGAGGAGGTCTCTACGCACTCCAACAGGAGGAGGTCTCTACAGGCTCCAACTTTGACCACATTTTTCTAGCTGCGTTACCATGGAGACCACACCGGCACCGCACTCTCGCATTTCggcaaagacccgccctactttgcatctgattggctagaactcgtTTTTGGTAGGTGGAAGTTCGGTGATTGGTTAAATCCAGTTTATCAAAACTaatcccatgtggactttttaatgtatttatttctagTCCTATGCCAGTAATCTGGCACCAGGCCGAGTCCACCAGGCCGAGTCCACCAGGCCGAGTCCACCAGGCCGAGTCCACCAGGCCTGGAGGACTTACAGCTGGTTCCTCTCATATGATTGGTCGGGGAAATCAGTCGACTCCAAAATAATAAACCGCACGCAAGTTCCCAAATTTTATTTTTCCTCACGACCGCACGTTGGAGATCCGGCACAGTGCCGGAATACTTTAAACcctgtacatgtatgtatgtgtgtatatatacacatgtacactAGTATATGTCAACATAACTGTGTATAGTTGTGGAGCCCCCTAGTGGATGAAGAGTGGGACTGCAGAGAGAGTGCTGTGTACCCTTTATATTCCATACATGGCTGGGATTAGATAGTTTTGGGATTAGATAgttttgggattttcttttccttctttaacaaaaacacttCACACAGAGTACGTGTCACTATACAGACAtgaacgccccccccccccccgcccccaatGGACACCTATAGGTCGTTACCTGGAAGGTGTAGGACCAGCGGTTGGGTTTATCATACAACATCTGCAGCAGGTTTCCCCCACTCTTCTGGGATGAACTCAGctcctacacacagacacacacacacacatatacatacacacacacacgatggaGGTAAAagttcagagcttgtgtttggtgtggcagagatagaggcagtgctGTTTCCtatttcctgtacgggactctcacccCCCCTCAAAACACCCCCACAAGTCTGATCTGTTACATGACTGGCCCCCGCAGCCCCAAAAAGTCTTATTGTGAAAGGACAGTCTGTCTGACCGCAGCGTTAGGGGCTTTATGTCATCAGCTACAGTATTAATCCATCTTTTATTCTGCAAAGACAGAATCTCTTCTGTGGGGTGATGTGTTCAGGGGCTGTTTGTTCACCTGGTAAATGTCGTCGCTGTCGTTCTGGACGTTGCACCATTTCCCGATGGGTTCAGGGATCACCTCCCAGTCCTCAGACGCCGCCTCAAGGAGACGCACAAAGGTAGACTTCCCTGcagctgagagacagacagacagatgtatttgttgtgtaactgtgtgtgtgattatataTATCTCATCTTAATAACTAataatttttaattaaacattaaaccAACAGTTCTGTTCATCAGAAAgttaaaaactattattttcagaTTGTTATGAGTGTTTCACGGCAGCCATTAGTCCGGAagttagttttattttgaagggcttCCTTTCTGAATATATTTAATCATAAATATAAGAGAACACCAAGTCTTTTACTGTCATACTGTAGTTACACTAATACATGAAGCCTGACAGGAAGTAAAAGCTCCACATATTATTGATAATTAAACATTTGGTTTTGGCGCCAATCAGCTGTGACGGCGGGACGGACTTTAAATCCGACCGTAAAT
The DNA window shown above is from Sander vitreus isolate 19-12246 unplaced genomic scaffold, sanVit1 ctg255_0, whole genome shotgun sequence and carries:
- the LOC144513452 gene encoding deoxycytidine kinase 2-like isoform X2, coding for MLYDKPNRWSYTFQSYACLSRVRSQLQAPSLKLQQAENPVQFYERSVYSDRYVFASSLFESGSLTETEWRLYQDYHTWLLTQFEQDIALDAIIYLRAPPQRCMQRLMHRGREEEQGIPLDYLDQLHLKHEDWLSDRKLSLDFEYLNELPVLVLDVDDDFKNDPIKQEAIIDEVRDLLATL
- the LOC144513452 gene encoding deoxycytidine kinase 2-like isoform X1 yields the protein MATPPKRSCRVPASPSGSFSRREKKISIEGNIAAGKSTFVRLLEAASEDWEVIPEPIGKWCNVQNDSDDIYQELSSSQKSGGNLLQMLYDKPNRWSYTFQSYACLSRVRSQLQAPSLKLQQAENPVQFYERSVYSDRYVFASSLFESGSLTETEWRLYQDYHTWLLTQFEQDIALDAIIYLRAPPQRCMQRLMHRGREEEQGIPLDYLDQLHLKHEDWLSDRKLSLDFEYLNELPVLVLDVDDDFKNDPIKQEAIIDEVRDLLATL